DNA sequence from the Polyangia bacterium genome:
TCAAGGTCGATACCGTATGCGCTTCCTGGAACTCGCTCATATTGATGGTGACGACATTCTGCTCGCCGCCATAGAGCGACTCGGCGAGCGTCAGCGCCGTCTCGGTCTTGCCGACGCCGGACGGCCCGCACAACATGAACACGCCGATCGGCTTGTTCGGGTTGTCGAGGCCGGCGCGCGAGGTCTGGATGCGCTTCACGATCATCTCGAGGCCGTGGCGCTGGCCGATGACGCGCTGGCTCAGCGTGTCGGCCAGCTTGAGCACGGTCTCGATCTCGTTCTTGACCATGCGGCCGACCGGGATGCCGGTCCAGTCGCCGACGACGGAGGCGACCGCCTGGGCGTCGACACTGGGCAGGATCAGCGGCGTATCGCCCTGCAGCTCGGCAAGCCGTGCCTGCGCCTCATGCAGCTTGGACAGCATGCGCTCGCGCTCGAGACCGGTGAGCGCGCCGGCCGGCGCGGCCTCCGTCTCCGCCGCACGCGTCGCGGCGGCCGCCTTCTCGAGCGCGCTGTTGGTACCTTCGACCGGCTCGGCGGTGCCGCGCAGCTTGGCGCGCATCTCGAGGATGCGGTCGACGAGGCCCTTCTCCTCCTGCCAGCGCGCCTCGAGGCCCTTCAAGCGCTCGTGCTCGGCGGCGAGCTTCTCGTTGGCTTGCGCCTCGCGTTGCGCGGTATCGACGCCGACCGCCTTCTCGCGGCCGATGATCTCAAGCTCGGTGTCGAGCGCGGCGATGCGGCGGCGGCTGTCATCGACCTCGGCCGGCACGGCGTGCTGGCTGATGGCGACGCGGGCGCAGGCGGTGTCGAGCAGGCTCACCGCCTTGTCGGGCAGCTGGCGCGCCGGGATGTAGCGATGCGAGAGCCGCACCGCCGATTCCAGCGCCTCGTCCATGAGCTGGATGCGGTGATATTTCTCCATGGTCGAGGCCATGCCGCGCATCATCAGGATGGCCTTCTCCTCGCTCGGCTCGTCGACCTGGATGACCTGGAAGCGCCGCGTCAGCGCCGGGTCCTTCTCGAAGTATTTCTTGTACTCGGCCCAGGTCGTGGCGGCGACGGTGCGCAGCGTGCCGCGCGCCAGCGCCGGCTTGAGCAGATTGGCGGCATCGCCCGTGCCGGCAGCGCCGCCGGCACCGATCAGCGTATGCGCCTCGTCGATGAACAGGATGACCGGCTTGGGCGAGGACTGCACCTCGTCGATGACCTGGCGCAGGCGGTTCTCGAACTCGCCTTTCATCGAGGCGCCGGCCTGCAAAAGCCCGACGTCCAGCGCGCGCAATGACACGTCCTTCAGCGGCGGCGGCACGTCGCCCGAGGCGATGCGCAGCGCGAAGCCTTCCGCCACCGCCGTCTTGCCCACGCCCGCCTCACCGGTGAGGATGGGGTTGTTCTGGCGCCGGCGCATCAGGATGTCGATGATCTGGCGGATTTCTTCCTCCCGGCCGGCGATGGGATCGATCTCGCCTTTGCGCGCCCGTTCGGTCAGATCGACGGAGAAGCGACGCAGGCCTTCCTGCTTGCCCATCTCGGCCGGCGGGATCGCCCCGCTGGCCTCGCCCGGCGACGCGCCTGCGCCGCCACCGTCGGACGCCCGCATTGAAGTCTCTGGCGATCCGCCGACGATGGAATCGAATTTCTCCACCAGCGCGTCGACCTTGATCTTCTCGAACTCGCGCGACATCGCTGGCAAGGCGTTGCGCAGGCCGGGTGTCTTCAGGATGCCGACGATCAGGTACCCGCTGCGAACCTGCTTGTCGCCGAACATCAGGCTGCCGTAGACCCAGCCGCGCTCGACCGCTTCTTCGACGTGCGACGACAGATCGGTGACCGACGAAGCGCCCCGCGGCAGCCGATCCAGCGCCTCGGTCATCTCCTTGGCCAGCCGCGACGGGTCCAGCTGAAAGTGGCGCACGATGCGATGCAGGTCAGAGTCCTGTTGCTGCAGGATCTGCTGGAACCAGTGCACCAGTTCCACGTACGGGTTCCCGCGCAGCTTGCAGAACACCGTCGCGCTTTCGATCGCCTTGTAACCGAGGCTGTTCAACTTCCCGAATAACGCCACCCGGCTGATTTCGGACATGTGCTTTCTCCTGTTTGATAGGGCGATCGTTGTCGCGTCTTATGGCTGCGCCTTCAGGCTGCGTCTGGAATCTCCGCCTGGGGATCCAGTATCAGATCTTCACGCCGATTACCGCTGCGGCCGGGCCGCCCCGCCCAGCTGGTCCAGGCCAGGCGCGACCGTCCCAGGTGCCAGGGCTCGTCGACCCGGTCGTGCAGGATGAGCTTCAGGTCCCAGCGCAGCTGGTCGCCTGTGTAACTGCGCACCATGGCGTTGAGCCGTTTCAGGCTGGCCCCGCCCGGCAGCATCCGTTGGAACTGATCGCGGTCCAGCGGGCCCAGCACCACGCGGAACTTGTGTTGCGCGGCGAAGGTGTACGCGCCCAGCGGCGTGGACACGCCCAAAAGGCCGACGGTCCCTGGAACGCCCAGACGCCAGCGATGCGACAGCGGCAACTCCAGCCAGTCGCCGACGAACTGCTGAATGCGGGTGGGCATCTGGAAGAACTCGCCGATCATTCCGCCGAGACCGTCGGCGTGTTTGGTCTGATTGGACAGCGTGGCGGCGTAAAAAAGTTTGGCCGTGTCGGGCATGGCGTCCATGCCGCGAAACGACGCCAGGCCCAGGCCCGCCATCGCCCCGACGTAGGTGAAGAAACGGTTGGTCTCGGGCAGATCCTGGCCCACTGTCGGCTCGCCGGTGGCCCAGGCGCGATAGAACAACATCAGCATGCGGTGGTGAAACACGTCCAGGAAGCGACCCATGGTGGTGTCGCCGGCGTTGTTGTTTCGGTCGCGCACGTACTCGGTCAGGTGCAGCGGCAACGGACCGTTCGGGCCCAGCAAGCCAAAGAAGTTCACCGCCAGCCGCGGCGGCCGCCCGTCTTTGCCGGCACGCAGAGCCGC
Encoded proteins:
- the tssH gene encoding type VI secretion system ATPase TssH — translated: MSEISRVALFGKLNSLGYKAIESATVFCKLRGNPYVELVHWFQQILQQQDSDLHRIVRHFQLDPSRLAKEMTEALDRLPRGASSVTDLSSHVEEAVERGWVYGSLMFGDKQVRSGYLIVGILKTPGLRNALPAMSREFEKIKVDALVEKFDSIVGGSPETSMRASDGGGAGASPGEASGAIPPAEMGKQEGLRRFSVDLTERARKGEIDPIAGREEEIRQIIDILMRRRQNNPILTGEAGVGKTAVAEGFALRIASGDVPPPLKDVSLRALDVGLLQAGASMKGEFENRLRQVIDEVQSSPKPVILFIDEAHTLIGAGGAAGTGDAANLLKPALARGTLRTVAATTWAEYKKYFEKDPALTRRFQVIQVDEPSEEKAILMMRGMASTMEKYHRIQLMDEALESAVRLSHRYIPARQLPDKAVSLLDTACARVAISQHAVPAEVDDSRRRIAALDTELEIIGREKAVGVDTAQREAQANEKLAAEHERLKGLEARWQEEKGLVDRILEMRAKLRGTAEPVEGTNSALEKAAAATRAAETEAAPAGALTGLERERMLSKLHEAQARLAELQGDTPLILPSVDAQAVASVVGDWTGIPVGRMVKNEIETVLKLADTLSQRVIGQRHGLEMIVKRIQTSRAGLDNPNKPIGVFMLCGPSGVGKTETALTLAESLYGGEQNVVTINMSEFQEAHTVSTL
- the tssG gene encoding type VI secretion system baseplate subunit TssG is translated as MAGEIGSPPNPLGGPAAASGQAAATSGPSPPVARAPLPPERARSFAQILDLLARAPHQFDFFQVLRRMEALHRDRPDRPRFGAALRPADEPIRLGQEASLAFPPATLAALRAGKDGRPPRLAVNFFGLLGPNGPLPLHLTEYVRDRNNNAGDTTMGRFLDVFHHRMLMLFYRAWATGEPTVGQDLPETNRFFTYVGAMAGLGLASFRGMDAMPDTAKLFYAATLSNQTKHADGLGGMIGEFFQMPTRIQQFVGDWLELPLSHRWRLGVPGTVGLLGVSTPLGAYTFAAQHKFRVVLGPLDRDQFQRMLPGGASLKRLNAMVRSYTGDQLRWDLKLILHDRVDEPWHLGRSRLAWTSWAGRPGRSGNRREDLILDPQAEIPDAA